In a single window of the Niabella ginsenosidivorans genome:
- a CDS encoding TPM domain-containing protein, producing the protein MKYLCFYPFLFAIAAGVFFVACSPTKKLDQAVTQRNANGRDVKLQYPQQFVATPANVNMVYDYEQVFSPAEVQKLDSLMHLFEQSNLIPIKIVTLGTDKVLPDNFEKNNKSLLKEWDALHGKAEKSMVISVSKSLNKVAIDCGNFVTRLLPRDQIDNIIASVFVPSFQNGLYYQGTWNGANALMDAIRKNISFNPQPVQK; encoded by the coding sequence ATGAAGTACCTGTGTTTCTATCCCTTTCTTTTTGCAATTGCAGCAGGCGTTTTCTTTGTTGCCTGTAGCCCGACAAAAAAATTAGACCAGGCTGTTACACAACGCAACGCAAATGGCAGGGACGTAAAGCTGCAGTATCCGCAGCAATTTGTGGCAACCCCGGCCAATGTGAACATGGTATACGACTATGAACAGGTTTTTTCTCCGGCCGAAGTTCAGAAACTGGATAGTTTAATGCATTTATTTGAACAGAGCAATCTGATCCCGATCAAAATAGTAACACTGGGAACGGATAAAGTGCTGCCTGATAATTTTGAAAAGAATAATAAATCCCTATTAAAAGAGTGGGATGCCCTGCACGGGAAGGCTGAAAAATCAATGGTGATTTCTGTAAGCAAATCCTTAAACAAGGTAGCGATTGATTGTGGAAATTTTGTAACCCGGTTATTGCCCAGGGATCAGATAGACAATATTATTGCATCTGTTTTTGTTCCTTCCTTCCAGAACGGGCTGTATTACCAGGGTACCTGGAATGGCGCCAATGCACTGATGGATGCCATTCGCAAGAACATCAGTTTTAACCCGCAGCCGGTTCAGAAATAG
- a CDS encoding NAD(P)/FAD-dependent oxidoreductase, producing the protein MIATRVCIIGAGPGGATAALQLNREEVDCVVVDKAVFPRDKVCGDGLSGKVLTCLQKIDPAIAERLKGAGFKVNSWGVSFAAPNRQLLGIGYRPDFDADNAAHRQTPIGYVCKRWNFDHFLVQELKRCPHVKLFEGKHIIKYELQPDGYLVSDGKGFEVKASLLIIAGGAHAAFTKQVAGIAMEPKHYMAGIRAYYKGVAGMHPRHFIELHFLKNLLPGYFWIFPLPNGEANVGIGMLSEAVHRGKVNLKKELVHIVENDPVFKERFKNATLQGTIEGYGLPLGSKKRRLSGTRFMLVGDAGYLIDPFTGEGIGNAMGSGRLAALQAARAIQANDFSAAGLAKYDMEIERVFGPELRLSTRIQKLVNYPRLFNFFINIGAKNKKVQELLSCMFYEVDLRKKLTKPSFYLQLLFNK; encoded by the coding sequence ATGATTGCTACCAGGGTTTGTATCATCGGGGCCGGACCGGGAGGCGCAACAGCTGCCCTGCAGTTAAACAGGGAGGAAGTTGATTGTGTGGTAGTAGATAAGGCGGTATTCCCAAGGGATAAGGTTTGCGGCGATGGCCTGAGCGGTAAAGTATTAACCTGCCTGCAAAAGATTGATCCAGCCATTGCGGAACGGCTGAAAGGCGCAGGATTTAAAGTAAACAGCTGGGGTGTCAGCTTTGCTGCTCCAAACAGACAGCTACTGGGAATCGGTTACCGGCCAGATTTTGATGCGGATAATGCAGCGCACCGGCAAACGCCTATCGGTTATGTATGTAAGAGATGGAACTTTGATCATTTTCTTGTGCAAGAGCTTAAGAGGTGTCCGCATGTGAAATTATTTGAGGGCAAACACATTATAAAATATGAGCTGCAGCCGGATGGGTACCTGGTCAGCGATGGTAAAGGGTTTGAGGTAAAAGCGTCCCTGCTGATTATTGCCGGTGGCGCCCATGCTGCTTTTACCAAACAGGTAGCGGGCATTGCTATGGAGCCCAAACATTATATGGCCGGTATACGTGCCTATTACAAAGGAGTTGCCGGTATGCATCCCCGGCATTTTATTGAGCTGCATTTCCTTAAAAATCTGCTGCCAGGCTATTTCTGGATATTTCCATTGCCCAACGGAGAGGCAAATGTAGGAATCGGAATGCTGAGCGAGGCAGTGCACCGGGGAAAAGTAAACCTTAAAAAAGAGCTTGTCCATATTGTGGAGAACGATCCTGTTTTTAAGGAACGGTTTAAAAATGCAACGCTGCAGGGAACTATAGAGGGATATGGATTACCATTGGGAAGTAAAAAGAGAAGGCTCAGCGGCACCCGGTTTATGCTGGTAGGGGATGCCGGTTATCTTATAGACCCGTTTACCGGGGAAGGGATTGGCAATGCCATGGGATCCGGCAGGCTGGCCGCGCTGCAGGCTGCAAGGGCTATACAGGCAAATGATTTTTCAGCCGCCGGACTGGCGAAATATGATATGGAAATAGAACGTGTTTTTGGGCCGGAGCTGCGGCTGAGCACCCGTATCCAAAAACTGGTAAATTATCCCCGGCTGTTTAATTTCTTCATCAACATAGGCGCAAAAAACAAAAAAGTACAGGAACTGCTTTCCTGTATGTTTTATGAAGTGGATCTGCGTAAAAAATTAACAAAGCCTTCTTTTTATCTGCAACTTTTGTTCAATAAATGA
- the dnaN gene encoding DNA polymerase III subunit beta, whose product MKFIVSSSALLKQLQNISGVINANNVLPILEDFLFDIDKNRLTIVATDLETVMKTEMPVEAKDSGRVCIPAKILIDSLKNIPEQPLTFNIDKNYGVEITSDNGKYKVMGENPDNFPKEPTADDASGFTMTSTALVTAINKTLFATSTDDLRPAMTGVFFELDKKGIQFVATDAHRLVRYKRTDVSSPNADTFIVPRKPLNLLKSALPDNEDEITINYNSNHFFVVHGTTQMSCRLIDARFPDYKVVIPTENPYKLTVNRIEFLGALRRVSVFSNKSTYQVALNISGSELQLAAQDVDFSFEGNERMKCQYNGEDLVIAFNAKFLIEMLNATDSEEVYMELSTPTKAGLIKPVDQEESEELLMLVMPLMLNQ is encoded by the coding sequence ATGAAATTTATTGTATCATCGTCAGCATTACTGAAACAGCTTCAGAACATTTCCGGTGTAATTAACGCCAACAACGTATTGCCTATTCTGGAAGACTTTTTGTTTGACATTGATAAGAACCGGCTGACTATTGTTGCAACAGATCTGGAAACGGTTATGAAAACGGAAATGCCGGTAGAGGCAAAAGACAGCGGCCGTGTTTGCATTCCCGCAAAGATCCTGATCGATTCTTTAAAGAACATACCGGAACAACCGCTTACCTTCAATATTGATAAGAATTATGGTGTTGAAATTACGAGCGACAATGGTAAGTATAAGGTAATGGGCGAAAATCCCGATAATTTCCCCAAAGAACCAACCGCAGATGATGCTTCCGGCTTTACCATGACGTCTACTGCGCTGGTTACTGCCATTAATAAAACGCTGTTTGCCACCAGTACCGACGATTTAAGGCCCGCTATGACAGGTGTATTCTTTGAACTGGATAAAAAGGGGATACAATTTGTGGCAACGGATGCGCACAGGCTGGTGCGTTATAAAAGAACCGATGTAAGCTCGCCGAACGCAGATACGTTTATTGTGCCGCGTAAACCGCTGAACCTTTTAAAATCGGCTTTGCCGGATAATGAGGATGAAATTACCATCAATTATAACAGCAACCACTTCTTTGTAGTGCATGGAACCACGCAAATGAGCTGTAGGTTGATTGATGCGCGTTTTCCGGATTACAAAGTGGTGATCCCCACGGAAAACCCGTATAAATTAACAGTGAACCGCATTGAATTTTTAGGAGCCTTGCGCCGGGTAAGCGTTTTCAGTAATAAAAGCACGTACCAGGTTGCCCTGAACATCAGCGGCAGTGAACTGCAACTGGCCGCGCAGGATGTGGACTTTAGCTTTGAGGGCAATGAGCGTATGAAATGCCAGTACAATGGTGAGGACCTGGTAATTGCCTTTAATGCCAAATTCCTGATTGAAATGCTGAACGCTACAGATAGCGAAGAAGTATATATGGAGTTGAGCACACCTACAAAAGCAGGCCTGATCAAACCCGTAGACCAGGAGGAGAGCGAAGAACTGCTGATGCTGGTAATGCCGTTAATGCTGAATCAATAA
- a CDS encoding type III secretion system chaperone family protein, whose amino-acid sequence MLNKFLNWVRGKEEPAGKGILLMDFGRYSDNNKVSGKVRRWKDADNLFKEKKYAESVDAFFDYLRDDDAENVRYTREGNHVRFEFYQGSKIIRGEIKENHLSADVKLARMAEPSVPVMRRLLEMNFALYYSRFALNKDELCMRFDTDLATANPNKLYYGLKELATKSDKQDDLLIDDFSSLQAIDQDHIIPLPDDEKEVKYTFMQRWITETLEKVGEVDADKFSGGISYLLLSLVYRIDFLIIPEGQLLNQLEKIGGIYFKKDERSVVDKNRDMIEAFRELKAKPRDEVFKNLFRSKYTFSIVTPQVHKVLADAIHEANENMLWYRDNRYDYFANKLMEYGLSYCQYSYSLPRPITLLIQLFMRVNYPDYFKALGYGETFYDPATNRFREEAIIRYMRTIESQWKERYPYMSFRTETLSFVNLLSFNYSFTTLIEKLNMDIPA is encoded by the coding sequence ATGCTGAATAAGTTTTTAAACTGGGTTAGAGGTAAGGAGGAGCCCGCCGGTAAGGGAATCCTCTTAATGGACTTTGGCCGTTATTCCGATAATAATAAGGTTTCGGGCAAAGTACGCCGCTGGAAAGACGCCGATAATCTTTTTAAAGAAAAAAAATATGCAGAATCCGTTGATGCCTTTTTTGATTATTTAAGGGACGACGATGCAGAGAATGTTCGCTATACACGTGAAGGCAACCATGTACGCTTTGAGTTTTACCAGGGTTCAAAGATCATCCGTGGGGAAATAAAGGAAAACCATTTGTCGGCCGATGTAAAACTGGCACGTATGGCCGAACCTTCTGTTCCAGTAATGCGCCGCCTGCTCGAAATGAATTTTGCATTGTATTACAGTCGCTTTGCGCTGAATAAGGATGAGCTTTGTATGCGCTTTGATACGGATCTTGCCACCGCTAATCCCAATAAGCTCTATTACGGCTTAAAGGAGCTGGCTACAAAATCCGACAAACAGGACGACCTGCTGATCGATGATTTTTCCTCACTTCAGGCTATAGACCAGGACCATATTATTCCCCTGCCGGACGATGAAAAGGAAGTTAAATATACCTTTATGCAGCGCTGGATTACGGAGACCCTTGAAAAAGTAGGAGAAGTGGATGCCGATAAGTTCTCCGGGGGCATCTCCTATTTGCTGCTGAGCCTCGTTTACCGTATCGACTTCCTGATCATACCGGAAGGGCAGCTGTTGAACCAACTGGAAAAAATAGGGGGCATCTATTTCAAAAAGGATGAACGCTCTGTTGTTGATAAGAACAGGGACATGATCGAAGCTTTCAGGGAATTAAAAGCAAAACCCAGAGATGAGGTGTTTAAAAACCTTTTCCGCTCCAAGTACACTTTTTCCATTGTAACACCACAGGTGCATAAAGTGCTTGCAGACGCCATTCACGAGGCCAATGAAAATATGCTCTGGTACAGAGACAACCGGTATGACTATTTTGCCAATAAGCTGATGGAATATGGGTTATCCTATTGCCAGTACTCCTACAGCCTGCCCAGGCCTATTACCCTGCTCATCCAGCTTTTTATGCGGGTGAACTATCCCGACTACTTTAAGGCATTAGGTTATGGAGAAACTTTTTATGATCCGGCAACCAACCGTTTCAGGGAGGAGGCCATTATCCGTTATATGCGCACGATAGAAAGCCAGTGGAAGGAACGTTACCCCTATATGAGCTTCAGAACAGAAACATTGAGTTTTGTAAACCTTTTATCATTTAACTATAGTTTTACCACTTTAATTGAAAAGTTAAATATGGACATTCCGGCCTGA
- a CDS encoding trypsin-like peptidase domain-containing protein encodes MNAQEIINTYQRAVIQIATQTGTGTGFYLMDYDLIITNNHVVNNTPEVTIQGKTFDKQLSRALYTDPKHDLAFLQPPTGADLAAIHIGDYAAMKDGDNVIAIGHPYNLSYSATQGVISKVDRIRDGLKYIQIDAAINPGNSGGPLVDYAGNVIGVNSFIIKGGDNLGFALPASYLKEAIDLYMPYKGQEAVRCSSCDSLVTAANIDNNKYCPNCGSEVKLLQVPEKEAELMGVARLIEDILKELGKDVRLARDGANQWSVKEGSAKINISYNPDNFFIAGDAYLCQMPPEPSKIKPLYQFLLQENNKPTGLVLSCQKNNIVLSRLLYDLDMTKESGVLEFKNLFEQADHYDDYLKNEFGCTARLEE; translated from the coding sequence ATGAACGCACAGGAAATTATCAATACATACCAGCGCGCCGTTATCCAGATAGCCACCCAAACAGGCACCGGCACCGGTTTTTACCTCATGGACTATGACCTCATCATTACCAATAACCACGTGGTCAATAACACACCGGAGGTAACCATACAGGGCAAAACGTTCGACAAACAGCTTTCAAGGGCTTTGTATACAGACCCCAAGCATGACCTGGCATTTTTACAACCTCCAACAGGGGCCGACCTTGCAGCTATACATATTGGAGATTACGCTGCCATGAAGGATGGCGATAATGTTATTGCCATCGGCCATCCCTATAACCTGAGCTATTCCGCCACACAGGGCGTTATATCAAAAGTGGACCGCATCCGCGATGGATTAAAATATATCCAGATCGACGCAGCCATTAATCCCGGCAACAGCGGGGGCCCGCTGGTAGATTATGCCGGCAATGTGATCGGCGTAAACTCTTTTATTATAAAGGGGGGCGATAACCTGGGCTTTGCATTGCCCGCAAGCTATTTAAAAGAAGCCATTGACCTGTACATGCCCTATAAGGGCCAGGAAGCAGTGCGCTGCTCCAGTTGCGATTCACTGGTTACAGCAGCCAATATTGATAATAATAAATACTGCCCTAATTGCGGTTCGGAAGTAAAGCTGCTGCAGGTTCCTGAAAAAGAGGCGGAGCTGATGGGCGTGGCCCGGCTCATTGAAGACATTTTAAAAGAGCTGGGGAAAGATGTGCGCCTGGCGCGGGATGGCGCCAACCAGTGGAGTGTAAAAGAAGGCTCGGCAAAGATCAACATCAGCTATAACCCCGATAACTTCTTCATAGCCGGCGATGCCTATCTGTGCCAGATGCCGCCGGAGCCTTCCAAAATAAAGCCATTATACCAGTTCCTGCTGCAGGAAAACAATAAACCAACGGGGCTGGTGCTGAGCTGTCAGAAAAACAATATTGTATTAAGCCGGTTGCTATATGACCTGGACATGACAAAAGAATCGGGAGTGCTGGAATTTAAAAACCTCTTTGAGCAGGCAGACCATTATGATGATTATCTGAAAAACGAGTTTGGCTGTACCGCCCGTTTAGAGGAATAG
- a CDS encoding type II toxin-antitoxin system VapC family toxin, with the protein MGKKYLIDSNCVIDFCNGKLPAPAQALLFALEQPVISVITQIGVLRFDITNEKKEKLLNLQVALKTIEIKKKARIKLPDAVIAATAIQFNAVLLTGNVTDFKNVSELNLQNPRDL; encoded by the coding sequence ATGGGAAAGAAATATTTAATTGATTCCAATTGCGTCATTGACTTCTGCAATGGCAAATTGCCTGCTCCTGCACAAGCGTTGCTTTTTGCCCTGGAACAACCAGTTATTTCTGTCATTACACAGATTGGAGTTTTGAGATTTGATATAACCAATGAAAAGAAAGAAAAGCTGCTGAATTTGCAAGTTGCTTTAAAAACAATTGAAATTAAAAAAAAGGCCAGGATTAAGTTGCCGGATGCTGTAATAGCAGCCACAGCGATTCAGTTTAATGCTGTATTACTTACCGGCAATGTTACTGATTTTAAAAATGTTTCGGAATTGAACCTGCAAAATCCCCGGGATTTATAA
- a CDS encoding regulatory protein RecX produces MAYTHTFTEAQALKKLQQYCAYSERCHSDVVNKLYELGVWKKEHDAIIAALIEANYLNEERFAKAFAGGHFRQKKWGRNKIKKALQQKQVSSYCIKTAMKEIPEAAYLQVLQELFLQKWESLNHEKNRFIKMRKVSDFLLQKGFEPELIQPLFSKAKE; encoded by the coding sequence ATGGCATACACTCATACATTCACCGAAGCACAGGCTCTAAAAAAACTGCAACAATACTGTGCGTACAGCGAACGATGCCATAGCGATGTGGTAAATAAATTATATGAGTTGGGTGTATGGAAAAAGGAGCATGATGCCATTATTGCCGCATTGATTGAAGCAAACTATCTGAACGAGGAGCGTTTTGCAAAAGCCTTTGCCGGCGGCCACTTCCGGCAAAAAAAATGGGGACGTAACAAAATAAAAAAAGCATTGCAGCAAAAACAGGTCAGCTCTTACTGTATAAAAACCGCAATGAAGGAAATTCCTGAAGCGGCTTATCTTCAGGTGTTGCAGGAGCTTTTTCTTCAAAAATGGGAAAGCTTAAACCACGAAAAGAACCGGTTTATAAAGATGCGCAAGGTTAGTGATTTTCTGCTTCAGAAAGGCTTTGAGCCGGAGCTTATTCAACCGTTATTCAGCAAAGCAAAAGAATAA
- a CDS encoding sterol desaturase family protein, whose protein sequence is MYSYHEQVLLLFSTPFYIIIIGAEVLLSSLHFHKKTYTLKDTLTNIYLTIANGLIDMAFKLSYLWVLVQVFNHSPFRNWHTGALYWVLLLIAEDFTYYWLHRFDHEFRFLWAVHVTHHSSRQFNFSVGFRSSVFEPLYRFIFFIPLAFAGFKPLDILFMYSATQIWGTLVHTELVGKLGWLEKVFVTPSHHRVHHGSNPRYLDKNMGMFLIIWDKWFGTFQEELPEQEYAPIQYGLTKNLENPNAFTIIFHEWIQIYKDVTQKGLTFKQRFKYIFGPPGYSHDGSRKTSKQMEREEAGQPPLSSK, encoded by the coding sequence GTGTATAGTTACCACGAACAGGTATTACTGCTTTTTTCGACCCCTTTTTATATCATCATCATCGGGGCGGAGGTCTTATTGTCCAGCCTTCACTTTCATAAAAAGACGTATACGCTTAAAGATACGCTTACCAATATCTATCTTACTATAGCCAACGGCCTGATTGATATGGCCTTTAAGCTAAGCTATCTGTGGGTGCTGGTACAGGTCTTTAATCACAGCCCTTTCCGGAACTGGCATACCGGCGCACTTTACTGGGTACTACTGTTAATAGCAGAAGATTTTACTTATTACTGGCTGCACCGCTTTGATCATGAATTCCGCTTTTTATGGGCAGTGCATGTTACGCACCACAGCTCCCGGCAATTCAATTTCAGCGTAGGATTCCGCTCCTCCGTTTTTGAGCCCCTTTACCGTTTTATTTTCTTTATTCCGCTGGCTTTTGCCGGTTTTAAGCCGCTGGATATTTTATTTATGTATTCAGCCACCCAGATATGGGGTACGCTGGTGCATACAGAACTGGTGGGAAAGCTGGGCTGGCTGGAAAAAGTATTTGTTACGCCATCACACCACCGTGTGCATCATGGCTCTAATCCCAGATACCTTGATAAAAACATGGGTATGTTCTTAATCATCTGGGATAAATGGTTCGGCACCTTCCAGGAAGAGCTGCCGGAACAGGAATATGCTCCCATTCAATACGGACTTACCAAAAACCTGGAAAATCCCAATGCGTTTACCATTATATTTCATGAATGGATACAGATCTATAAAGACGTTACTCAAAAGGGACTAACTTTTAAACAGCGCTTTAAGTATATTTTTGGCCCCCCGGGCTACAGCCATGACGGCAGCCGCAAAACCAGTAAACAGATGGAGCGGGAAGAAGCCGGGCAGCCGCCTCTTTCTTCAAAATAA
- a CDS encoding amidohydrolase — MSLQISIIQTPLYWEDKTANLEMLQQKIESISQTQVVILPEMFSTGFSMKPELLAETMDGPTVQWMKDIAAKKKIILTGSIIIEEDGHYYNRLIWMLPTRQYGSYDKRHLFAFAKEDEHYTAGNKRFIASVNGWKINLQVCYDLRFPVWARQNALFPQEQSSGPAAPEYDVLINVANWPRRRSLAWKTLLQARAIENQCYVAGVNRVGEDGNHIDYSGDSMVIDPLGRILYHQADAEDLFTITLSREKLQEVREQFPFWKDGDAFTLY; from the coding sequence ATGTCCTTACAGATTTCTATAATACAGACCCCACTTTATTGGGAAGACAAAACAGCCAACCTGGAAATGCTGCAGCAAAAAATTGAAAGCATCTCCCAGACCCAGGTTGTGATATTGCCCGAAATGTTTTCCACGGGATTTTCCATGAAACCGGAATTATTAGCCGAAACAATGGACGGGCCAACCGTTCAGTGGATGAAAGATATTGCTGCAAAAAAGAAGATCATCCTTACCGGCAGCATAATCATAGAAGAAGACGGGCATTATTACAACCGGCTCATCTGGATGCTTCCTACCAGGCAATATGGCAGTTATGACAAGCGTCATCTTTTTGCTTTTGCAAAGGAAGATGAACATTATACTGCGGGCAATAAACGGTTCATTGCATCTGTAAACGGCTGGAAGATCAACCTGCAGGTATGCTATGACCTCCGTTTCCCGGTTTGGGCAAGGCAGAACGCCCTGTTTCCCCAGGAGCAAAGTTCCGGGCCAGCTGCCCCGGAATATGATGTGCTGATCAATGTAGCCAACTGGCCCCGGCGCCGCAGTTTAGCCTGGAAAACATTGCTGCAGGCCCGCGCCATCGAAAATCAATGTTATGTAGCAGGTGTAAACCGTGTGGGTGAAGACGGCAATCATATTGATTACAGCGGAGATAGTATGGTCATTGACCCTTTGGGCAGGATCCTTTATCACCAAGCAGATGCGGAAGACCTTTTTACCATTACGCTTTCCAGGGAAAAGCTGCAGGAAGTAAGGGAACAGTTTCCTTTTTGGAAAGACGGGGACGCATTTACGCTTTATTGA
- a CDS encoding PadR family transcriptional regulator — MNKTALYKGCLEPILLKLLKEQGRMYGYEITQKVKELTAGELKITEGALYPLLHRLEAEGVLNVETEYIGSRVRKYYSLTPAGKKEQARSMTELEAFKNTLQLIFNPKLA; from the coding sequence ATGAACAAAACCGCCCTGTATAAAGGTTGCCTGGAGCCCATTCTGCTGAAGCTTTTGAAAGAGCAGGGCCGTATGTATGGTTATGAAATCACCCAAAAGGTGAAAGAGCTTACAGCCGGAGAGCTAAAGATCACTGAAGGTGCCTTATACCCCCTGCTGCACCGTCTGGAAGCAGAAGGCGTGCTGAATGTGGAAACCGAGTACATCGGCAGCAGAGTGCGCAAATACTATTCGCTTACTCCTGCCGGTAAAAAAGAACAGGCCCGGTCAATGACGGAGCTGGAGGCTTTTAAAAATACTTTACAATTGATCTTTAACCCTAAACTGGCATAA
- a CDS encoding S41 family peptidase encodes MRGLLFFMIICCFSCSYRKAYSPNKKFSPRQLRSDFDLYRTILEKRHPGLYWYTSRPVMDSVFNEERKQLKDSLTETEFRKILSRVSTRIECGHTSVHSSKAYQKYMDSLKGRPLFPVYLKVWNDTAVVAYNMNKKDTALTRGTLVVSFDDIPVRHLLDTFYQYLPADGNNRIAKDQRLSIGSAFGDFYAFIYGRKDSLKVGYRGSGGHLLYTFLRLYTPAADTAAKATGSAQNAPKKTRDEKLGDIRSLKIDTVRNFAIMNLGSFSQHLELKSFFRQSFKELQKRKIKELIVDLRTNGGGSVNNAMVFTRYLAKQPYKIGDSLLLFNKTGAYSRYLRKDKMALWVLQFFIHKKKDGYYHFSYYERHKFGPKRRFHYNGAIYLLTGGMSFSATTMVVNALKGQENVTIVGEPTGGAAYGNSAFLIPNILLPHTKIRCRLPIYRFVMNRNLPMDGKGVWPDVYVGASIDAIRRGRDYKMDCAEDLILKKRKQ; translated from the coding sequence ATGCGGGGTTTGCTCTTTTTTATGATCATCTGCTGTTTTTCCTGCAGCTACCGGAAAGCGTATAGCCCCAATAAAAAATTCAGTCCCCGGCAATTGCGGTCCGACTTTGACCTGTACCGGACAATACTGGAAAAACGCCATCCCGGTCTTTACTGGTATACATCCCGGCCTGTTATGGATTCGGTATTTAATGAAGAACGGAAACAACTGAAAGACAGCCTTACAGAAACAGAGTTCCGTAAAATCCTGTCGCGCGTGAGTACCAGGATCGAATGCGGCCATACATCAGTGCACAGCTCAAAAGCTTATCAGAAATATATGGATTCGCTGAAAGGCAGGCCATTGTTTCCCGTTTATCTGAAAGTATGGAATGATACGGCTGTGGTAGCATACAATATGAACAAAAAAGATACCGCGTTAACAAGAGGCACGCTCGTGGTATCATTTGATGACATTCCGGTTCGCCACCTGCTGGACACCTTTTATCAATACCTGCCGGCGGATGGCAATAACCGTATTGCAAAAGACCAGCGATTAAGCATTGGCAGTGCATTTGGAGATTTCTATGCGTTTATTTACGGGCGGAAAGATTCATTGAAGGTCGGTTACAGAGGCTCCGGGGGGCATCTGCTGTATACCTTTCTCCGGTTATATACGCCCGCAGCCGACACCGCTGCAAAAGCCACAGGAAGTGCGCAAAACGCACCGAAAAAAACAAGGGATGAAAAGCTGGGCGATATCCGGTCCCTGAAGATAGATACCGTAAGAAATTTCGCAATAATGAACCTGGGCAGTTTTTCACAGCACCTGGAACTGAAATCCTTTTTCCGCCAGTCCTTTAAGGAATTGCAGAAAAGGAAAATAAAAGAACTGATCGTGGATCTGAGAACCAACGGGGGCGGCTCCGTAAATAATGCAATGGTTTTTACCCGTTATCTGGCAAAACAACCCTATAAAATAGGGGACTCACTGTTGCTGTTCAATAAAACGGGAGCCTATAGCAGGTACCTCCGGAAAGATAAAATGGCATTATGGGTACTGCAATTCTTTATACATAAAAAGAAGGATGGCTATTACCATTTCAGCTATTATGAAAGACATAAGTTTGGCCCCAAAAGAAGGTTCCATTATAACGGAGCTATTTATTTACTGACCGGTGGCATGTCTTTCTCCGCAACAACTATGGTGGTTAATGCGCTTAAAGGCCAGGAGAATGTTACAATTGTCGGAGAGCCTACAGGGGGGGCTGCTTATGGCAATTCAGCCTTTTTAATACCGAATATCCTGCTGCCGCATACAAAGATCCGCTGCAGGTTGCCTATCTACCGGTTCGTAATGAACAGGAACCTGCCTATGGATGGTAAAGGCGTATGGCCGGATGTATATGTTGGAGCGAGCATTGATGCCATCCGCCGGGGACGCGATTATAAGATGGATTGTGCAGAAGACCTGATCCTTAAAAAACGGAAACAATAA